The following DNA comes from Anticarsia gemmatalis isolate Benzon Research Colony breed Stoneville strain chromosome 10, ilAntGemm2 primary, whole genome shotgun sequence.
AAACATGGTGATGCTGTAATAGGCTTAAGAAAATTAGGTTTTTCAATAGTGGAAATTGGCTCAGTGACACCTGAAGCACAACCTGGAAATCCTAAACCAAGAGTTTTCAGATTACCTGAAGACAAAGCTGTCATTAACAGATATGGTTTTAACAGTGAAGGCTTTGATAAGGTGTATAAGAAAATAGATAGTATAGAAAAAACACTATTGGACAAAGGATTATTGGGCATTAATTTAGGAAAAAATAAGTTATCTCAAAGCCCAACTGAGGATTATACCTTAGGAATAAAAAAGTTCTCTGATGTAGctgattattttgttataaacataagcaggtataataagtatatgacatacatattttaaaacatagttGAATACATTCTTCTAGCTTGCTTTTTGCAGATAATACATGAAAtcttattgctatttattttccAGCCCTAACACTCCAGGTTTAAGAGCACTACAGAAAAAAGAAGAACTTCAAACACTTCTCACTGAGATTAATAAGACAAGAGAagttgttcaaacaaaaaacaaacccCCACTATTGCTGAAACTGGCTCCAGATTTAAGTTCAGAAGAAATGAGAGAAATTGTGTCAGTTATTTCAAAACCAGAGTGCAAAGTTGATGGATTAATCATATCAAATACAACAGTGGATAGATCTGCCCTAAACAATACTCAGTTCAAAAATGAAGTAGGTGGTTTGAGTGGAAAACCACTGACATATAAGTCTACTGAAATGATTAGAGAGATGTATAAGATGACAAAAGGTTGGTATTATGTAATTGacatatcttttaaaataatgttcaggcacattgtttttacataatataagttaATATTACTTTCTCATTACAGGAAAAGTTCCAATTGTTGGTGTTGGAGGAGTGTTCTCAGGACAGGATGCCTATGAGAAAATTTTAGCAGGTGCCAATGCAGTGCAAATATATACAGCTTTAATTTACCATGGTCCTCCAattgtttcaaaaattaaaacagaattAGCAGAATTGCTACAAAGAGATGGTTATAACAATGTCAATGAAGCTGTTGGAAAAGgagtttagtataaaataaaaataataaaatgccatgtacaaatttataattttaataatgttgattAATGTCATAAGTACACTTATCTTTACAATAATGTTGTccgaaatatatttagtaaatttacatgttttaacttttatttttctttcattccaATACCACagtctgaaaaaataaaaataaataattatgtaatctgttgggagtaaaaaaaaattttttttttatttatagactagGCTAAAAGTGGTAATACTAGACTTCATTTACACTAGTAAGCAGCTGAGAATGTTGAGAGGGGGTTATTGGTAAAGTTATTAGCTAGAGGTTTTAAGTTCCCataattgaatatataaacAGTAATACTGCTTACAGCCATAGGACAGACCTTGATTATTCATTAAGAGCACTGGAGATGACCAATCAAAGCGGCTGCCATAGTATGATCTACTCTAGTAGGTATTTCAAATTGCAAACAACCAAATAGaacattaaaaactattttatttcctACCTTCTATTTTGCATTTAGGCAGTTGCTGTGTCAAATATTGTTTACAGCCCTCCAGATCTGAGACACTGGCTAAACTAAATAGCACTAAAGTTTCAAGATTTCCAAGTGCTTTTAATTCCTTTAGACCAGTATCAGTTACATTAACACATTTAGAAACttgcaaataatttaatgaGGAGCTGGCATATGAGAGACCTTTCAAGGCTCTGTCATCAATGTACtgattattatgtagaattatttTCCGAATCGCAGTACAGCCGACTGAAACACACACTGAACCTAAATATGGCaaattcagtaaaaaaatatggagaTGCCATGTACATCACACTACCTACTTAGATGTGGGAAGCCATAATGAGAAATAGATGAGTCTGTTCCGtcaatttctaatatttttttaacaggcTGCTTTTCTGGTGGTAAAGAGTTATAATCAGCAAGTTTTGTTCCATCAGCCCAGACTACTCTTCCTCCATTGCGCAACACCCATTCAGCGCAAGTTCGATCTGGTCCGAACTGCTTTAGACGATCGGTGTCAGGCTTATTGAACATCATGTTTACATATTCCCAGAATGATCTCACTTGTTTATTTTGAGGTATGAAAAATTTTCGGGTGATCGCAACATTctgtttacaacaaaataattattattctaaaaataatgataatacaTTACGGAGTTAGACAtgaacaaaacacaaaaacatacaTTACGTAATGTTCGTAGCATTTTTAATggataaatctattttaaattcaCAGCGgcataattttgttacttttgagCACTTTTGACAGTGTTTGACAATGACACTTTACATTGTTATGATTGTCATTTGTCAATGCCAGCTGACGCTGATTATGGATGTtagctatttatatttatgtacctaatatacagggtgtcccaaaactcaacgataatccgagacaggatgaaaggccaagtcataccggctataggaaaaataaaaagaaaaatccatatcacttagttcagcaataatagacacttttcaaaaatgttgaaaatccacacccttggtcgcattttcaagtcctgtgatcaccaatgtcacaatttcgctgtgtttttttgaatttcgtgatctttattaaatatgctattaatcgtataacaaattaatgcacaaaacattgttaatttaataaaaaaagttaagttttagtgagtcatctttctcaaaaatcaatgaacgaaccatcgatcttatttaattattctccttaaactaaagtaattccgaattgttatcctctagcatgaattcaggctctgcaacgccttacaaaagacctttgcaccggtcaatcaaaattccttgcatttatttcttctgacgctgtgtcaattttctggctaagttctgatagattttgtattgatttcgaataaactttttctcttatgcattcccagtaaaaatatctactggatttagatcgggagaacaaggaagccataaaattgtaccactgcgtccgatccatttgcgaggatactcttcgttcaaataaaaataacatttttaatggcaagaaaagtggcaagtgttatactattttgaaatcttgattaaatgcgccaacttttgaaataacttgccaagggtagtgtagtacatttttttttcagtataaagcgtcaaagttgactaacgatatttttgagaaagatgactcactaaaacttaactttttttattaaattaacaatgttttgtgcattaatttgttatacgattaatagcatatttaataatgatcacgaaattcaaaaaaacacagcgaaattgtgacattggtaaccacaggacttgaaaatgcgaccaagggtgtggattttcaactttttttaaaagtgtctattattggtgaactaagtgatatggaattttttttttatttttcctatagccggtatgacttggcctttcatcctgtctcgaattatcgttgagttttgggacaccctgtataaatgaaaaaattgataagcttacaaattaatattgattCTAGTGTCATGCTTACCTGAGAACACATCCCGTCACGTCATATCGTTAAATTCCTACCTTGATCCCCttcttttttatataggtactggGTAAAAGGTGTTGAAATCATCAAAATATAGATTAATGTAGAAGAATAGGCCGTATTAGGctattagttataaaaaaagttaatttagttttttccAGGGTACCCAGGGTGAGGTTACCTAGGACCTACCAAGTTACCTACTTTTGTGCCTACTATCATGTACAAAGAAGTAGACTCCAGTTATATAGGCTGTAGGAGTTGGCAACACTAAAACTGACGGAAAAAACATCGTAATCCAAAACAGAGAAATTAAAGAAATAGTATCAAATATTGTTTCATATAGTTACGTTTTTCTGGAGGAGTTAAATTCTATTTTGTGTCTGCCTATTACATGGTGATTCAAATTTcaagtgtatttttatgaatcatTACAATGTCGGAATCCTATGGTAAGtaatattcaatagtgtttGCGTCGTAAGCTGTTACAGTGATTAGTTACAGTATTGTACTATCAGATTTATTGTACCTAGATCACTCACGCAATTTTTTTGCTGtttcagaatatttatttaaatttcttgtTATTGGAAGTGCAGGCACAGGA
Coding sequences within:
- the Dhod gene encoding dihydroorotate dehydrogenase 2, which encodes MAAKKEAIRKIKSLCVLTLGGGVAYQYIYYKKDFNNYYENVLQPLSQLLSPELAHKLGVAAIKYGFFPPEKKDDPQVLKTKFLNYDLNNPIGIAAGFDKHGDAVIGLRKLGFSIVEIGSVTPEAQPGNPKPRVFRLPEDKAVINRYGFNSEGFDKVYKKIDSIEKTLLDKGLLGINLGKNKLSQSPTEDYTLGIKKFSDVADYFVINISSPNTPGLRALQKKEELQTLLTEINKTREVVQTKNKPPLLLKLAPDLSSEEMREIVSVISKPECKVDGLIISNTTVDRSALNNTQFKNEVGGLSGKPLTYKSTEMIREMYKMTKGKVPIVGVGGVFSGQDAYEKILAGANAVQIYTALIYHGPPIVSKIKTELAELLQRDGYNNVNEAVGKGV
- the LOC142976110 gene encoding ATP synthase subunit s, mitochondrial isoform X2, producing MLRTLRNNVAITRKFFIPQNKQVRSFWEYVNMMFNKPDTDRLKQFGPDRTCAEWVLRNGGRVVWADGTKLADYNSLPPEKQPVKKILEIDGTDSSISHYGFPHLIGCTAIRKIILHNNQYIDDRALKGLSYASSSLNYLQVSKCVNVTDTGLKELKALGNLETLVLFSLASVSDLEGCKQYLTQQLPKCKIEDCGIGMKEK
- the LOC142976110 gene encoding ATP synthase subunit s, mitochondrial isoform X1, which encodes MLRTLRNNVAITRKFFIPQNKQVRSFWEYVNMMFNKPDTDRLKQFGPDRTCAEWVLRNGGRVVWADGTKLADYNSLPPEKQPVKKILEIDGTDSSISHYGFPHLMCVSVGCTAIRKIILHNNQYIDDRALKGLSYASSSLNYLQVSKCVNVTDTGLKELKALGNLETLVLFSLASVSDLEGCKQYLTQQLPKCKIEDCGIGMKEK